Genomic window (Candidatus Binatia bacterium):
TCCACGTTGAGGTCGTCGCGCTGCTTTTCGGTCGGTTCGAATTCGGGCTCTTTCTTCGTGGTCTCTGAGGCCGGCAGCAGGGTCGCGCCACCGTAGGCCGCGGGAACCGGCTTTTCCTTGGCCGCGCGCTGCACCTCGAAATCCAGCTCGATCTGCGAGCACAGGCCGAGCGTCACCGGGTCCATCGGCGTCAAGGTCGAGGCATTCCAGTGGGTGCGGTCGCGCACGCTCGCGATCGTGGTCTTGGTGGTGCCGACCAGGCGCATGATCTGCGCGTCCTTCAGTTCGGAATGATTGCGCACCAGCCACAGGATCGCGCTCGGCCGCTCGTGGCGGCGCGACACCGGCGTGTAGCGCGGGCCCTTCTTCTTGGCGGCCGGCGGCAGAATCACCTTGCTCTCC
Coding sequences:
- a CDS encoding cell cycle transcriptional regulator TrcR → MSNAPLMPKATAVWLLDNTALTFDQVADFTKMHPLEIRAIADGDAAQGIKGSDPISSGQLTREEIERGEKDPDHRLKLEESKVILPPAAKKKGPRYTPVSRRHERPSAILWLVRNHSELKDAQIMRLVGTTKTTIASVRDRTHWNASTLTPMDPVTLGLCSQIELDFEVQRAAKEKPVPAAYGGATLLPASETTKKEPEFEPTEKQRDDLNV